The Rhizobium binae sequence CGCGCAAGTGACCAACCCGCCGATCGACCCGATCCGCGAGGAACTGGTGATGAGCCTAGATTCCTTCGTCGGGCCGCGGCCGAACATTCTCGACCATGAGAGGGCGGCGAACGCCAAGTGGCTCAAGGTTCGCCAACCGATCCTGACCAATGGCGATCTCGAAAAAATCCGTTCGACCGACCGTTTCGACACCAAGACGGTCGATTTCACCTATGATATCGAGTGTGGTGCCGAAGGTATGCCCGAAATGCTCGACCGGCTCTGCGAGTGCGCGGAAGCCGCCGTCAAGGGGGGCTGCAACATCATCGTGCTCTCCGACCGCCAGATTGGCCCGGACCGGATCGCCATTCCCGCATTGCTCGCCACAGCTGCCGTGCATCACCATCTGATCCGCAAGGGGCTGCGCACCTCGGTCGGTCTCATCGTCGAGACCGGAGACTCGCGCGAGATCCATTATTTCTGCCTGCTCGCCGGCTACGGCGCCGAGGCGATCAACCCCTATCTTGCCTTCGACACGCTGCTCGACATGCATGCCAAGGGTGAGTTCCCGAAGGAAGTGGATGCCTCCAAGGTCGTCTACCGCTACATCAAGGCGGTCGGCAAAGGCATCCTCAAGGTCATGTCGAAGATGGGTATTTCGACCTACCAGTCCTATTGCGGCGCGCAGATCTTCGATGCGGTCGGCCTGTCGTCGGAACTGATCGACGAGTATTTCTTCGGCACCGTGACGAGGATCGAAGGCGTCGGCCTCGAAGCGATCGCCGCAGAAACCGTCGCCCGCCATAATGCGGCCTTCGGCACTAATCCGCTGCTGGCGACGACGCTCGATATCGGCGGCGAATATGCCCAAAAAATAGGCGGGGAAAGCCATGCCTGGACGCAGGATGCGGCCGTCGTCCTCAAGAATGCCGCGCGCGGCAATGACGAGGACCTTTACCAGGAATTCGCCGAGATGGTGAACAACTCGGCGCTGCGCATGAACACGATCCGCGGTCTCTTCAAGATGAAGAGCGCCGAGGCGATCGGCCGCAAACCGGTGTCGATCGACGAGGTCGAGCCGGCGTCGAATATCGTCAAGCGTTTCTCGACGGGGGCGATGTCCTTCGGCTCGATTTCCAGGGAGGCGCATACGACGCTGGCGATCGCCATGAACCGGATCGGCGGCAAGTCCAACACCGGCGAGGGCGGCGAGGAATCCGACCGCTATATGCCGCTCTCCGACGGTTCGATGAACCCGGAACGATCGGCGATCAAGCAGATCGCCTCGGGCCGCTTCGGCGTCACCACCGAATATCTCGTTAATGCCGATGTGCTGCAGATCAAGGTGGCGCAAGGCGCCAAGCCGGGCGAAGGCGGCCAGTTGCCCGGAGACAAGGTGGATGCGACCATTGCCAAGACCCGCCATTCGAAGCAGGGTGTCGGCTTGATCTCGCCGCCGCCGCACCACGACATCTATTCGATCGAAGATCTAGCCCAGCTGATCTACGATCTGAAGAACGTCAACCCGACTGCCGATGTTTCGGTCAAGCTGGTCTCGGAAGTCGGCGTCGGCACGGTTGCTGCTGGCGTCGCCAAGGCGCGCGCCGACCACATTACTCTTTCGGGCTCCGACGGCGGTACGGGTGCTTCGTCGCTGACTTCGCTCAAACATGCCGGCAGCCCCTGGGAAATCGGCCTTGCCGAGACCCAGCAGAAGCTGGTGCTGAACGGATTGCGTTCGCGCGTCGCCCTGCAGGTGGACGGCGGCCTGAAGACCGGCCGCGACGTCATCATCGGGGCGCTGCTTGGAGCCGACGAGTTCGGCTTTGCCACCGCACCGCTGATTGCCGCTGGCTGCACCATGTGTCGCAAGTGCCATCTCAACACCTGTCCGGTGGGCCTGGCGACCCAGGACCCGGTGCGGCGCAAGCGCTTCAAGGGTACGCCGGAACACGTCATCAACTACTTCTTCTTCGTTGCCAATGAAGTGCGCGAAATCCTCGCCTCGCTGGGGTTCACTCGGCTTGACCAGATCATCGGCGCCTCGGAGCTGCTGGAGAAGGACGAGATGCTGGCGCACTGGAAGGCAAAGGGTCTCGACTTCAGCCGTATCTTCCACAAGGTCGACGCTCCCAAGGAAGAGACCTTGTGGACGAGCCGGCAGCAACACCCGATCGACGATATTCTCGACCGCGTGCTGATCGAGCAGGCTCAGCCGGCACTGACGGTCAAGACGCCCGTCGCGTTCGAAGTCGACATCAAGAACGTCAACCGGTCTGTGGGCGCGATGCTTTCCGGCGAGGTCGCCAAGCGTTATCGCCATTGCGGATTGAAGGAAGACACGATCAACGTGACACTTCGCGGCACGGCGGGCCAGAGCTTTGGCGCCTTCCTGGCGCACGGTGTCACCTTCAACCTGATCGGCGATGGCAACGACTATGTCGGCAAGGGGCTTTCGGGCGGCAAGATCATCATCCGGCCGCCAGAGAATTCGCGGATCGTCGCCGAAAACTCGATCATTGTAGGCAACACCGTGCTTTACGGCGCGACCGAGGGCGAGTGCTATTTCCGCGGCGTGGCGGGCGAACGGTTCGCCGTGCGCAATTCCGGTGCGATCGCCATCGTCGAAGGTGTCGGCGACCATGGCTGCGAATACATGACCGGCGGCGTCGTCGTCGTGCTCGGCGCCACGGGCCGCAATTTCGCGGCCGGCATGTCCGGCGGTGTCGCCTACGTGCTCGATGAGACCGGCGATTTCGCCAGCCGCTGCAACATGGCGATGGTCGAACTCGAGCCGGTGCCCGAGGAGGATGACATGCTGGAGAAGCTGCATCATCACGGCGGCGATCTCATGCACAAGCGACGCGTCGACGTCTCAGGCGACATGACCCGCTACGACGAGGAGCGCCTCTACCAGCTGATTTCCAACCATCTGCACTATACCGGCTCGGCCCGCGCCACTGAGATACTCGACAACTGGGCCGACTACCGTCCGAAGTTCCGAAAGTGCATTCCGCGAGGCCAAGGTCGCTTGCTGGTGAAGAGGAAAAACGAGTGAATGGAACTGGCAGCGACAAAATCGTTTGGTTTTGTCCGACAATGTCGGCCAAAAATATTGCCACAGAAATGTTATCTGCCTGTTTTATAACAGTTTTCGGTTTGGCATCGAACTTGCGAAATTGATTGGCACACGGCAACAGGAGAAATCGCCCTGACATTGAGCCTATTGAAAATGCTCCCGCTCCAACGGGTTGAGCTGACTTCTGATCAACGCGGCGAAGGACCAAACATGGATCCCCTAAAAAGACTACTCAAGCTTATCAAAGACAACGACGTCCAAGAAATCTACTTCCGCGTCACCGACATGGACGGCAACGTGAAACACATGACACACGACGTCAAAGTAATTGACTCGGACGCAATGACTGAAGGTTTCGAC is a genomic window containing:
- the gltB gene encoding glutamate synthase large subunit, encoding MPTLSSSPTAKKIAANAIKPRAQGLYALRNERDACGFGFVANIKGERSHQNVMDGLGMLKRLMHRGAVGADPLVGDGAGILVQIPDRFFREEMAEKGITLPPVGEYGVGHIFMPRDEKQIEHLKKVIKDVITKEGQVFIGFRDVPVDNSSLSKAPAIAATEPHHVQVFIGAGEDAENNDEFERRLFKLSKVISHGINDECDGKESNFYLVSLSSATVVYKGMFLADQVDAYYKDLSDPRFESAVALVHQRFSTNSLPSWKLAHPYSMVAHNGEINTLSGNVNWMAARRQASVSSPLFGEDISKLWPIFEEGQSDTASLNDTLEFLVRGGYPLAHAMMMLIPEPWAGNQSMAAERKAFYEYHAALMEPWDGPTAIAFTDGKQIGAMLDRNGLRPARYLVTDDDRVILASEAGVLPVPEEKIIQKGRLQPGKMLLIDMVERRIISDDEVKSQLATAHPYRSWLGRTQLILEDLKPVEPRTLRRDVSLLDRQRAFGYTLEDLAMVLKPMVIDGEEALGSMGMDTPISAMSEKPKLLYTYFKQRFAQVTNPPIDPIREELVMSLDSFVGPRPNILDHERAANAKWLKVRQPILTNGDLEKIRSTDRFDTKTVDFTYDIECGAEGMPEMLDRLCECAEAAVKGGCNIIVLSDRQIGPDRIAIPALLATAAVHHHLIRKGLRTSVGLIVETGDSREIHYFCLLAGYGAEAINPYLAFDTLLDMHAKGEFPKEVDASKVVYRYIKAVGKGILKVMSKMGISTYQSYCGAQIFDAVGLSSELIDEYFFGTVTRIEGVGLEAIAAETVARHNAAFGTNPLLATTLDIGGEYAQKIGGESHAWTQDAAVVLKNAARGNDEDLYQEFAEMVNNSALRMNTIRGLFKMKSAEAIGRKPVSIDEVEPASNIVKRFSTGAMSFGSISREAHTTLAIAMNRIGGKSNTGEGGEESDRYMPLSDGSMNPERSAIKQIASGRFGVTTEYLVNADVLQIKVAQGAKPGEGGQLPGDKVDATIAKTRHSKQGVGLISPPPHHDIYSIEDLAQLIYDLKNVNPTADVSVKLVSEVGVGTVAAGVAKARADHITLSGSDGGTGASSLTSLKHAGSPWEIGLAETQQKLVLNGLRSRVALQVDGGLKTGRDVIIGALLGADEFGFATAPLIAAGCTMCRKCHLNTCPVGLATQDPVRRKRFKGTPEHVINYFFFVANEVREILASLGFTRLDQIIGASELLEKDEMLAHWKAKGLDFSRIFHKVDAPKEETLWTSRQQHPIDDILDRVLIEQAQPALTVKTPVAFEVDIKNVNRSVGAMLSGEVAKRYRHCGLKEDTINVTLRGTAGQSFGAFLAHGVTFNLIGDGNDYVGKGLSGGKIIIRPPENSRIVAENSIIVGNTVLYGATEGECYFRGVAGERFAVRNSGAIAIVEGVGDHGCEYMTGGVVVVLGATGRNFAAGMSGGVAYVLDETGDFASRCNMAMVELEPVPEEDDMLEKLHHHGGDLMHKRRVDVSGDMTRYDEERLYQLISNHLHYTGSARATEILDNWADYRPKFRKCIPRGQGRLLVKRKNE